A genomic segment from Bryobacteraceae bacterium encodes:
- the iscU gene encoding Fe-S cluster assembly scaffold IscU: MAYSDKVLDHYNNPRNVGSLDKSSPDVGTGIVGAPECGDVMKLQVQVNEETGVIEDAKFKTFGCGSAIASSSLATEWLKGKTVDQALAIKNTEIVNELSLPPVKIHCSVLAEDAIKAAIGDYKKKQETRKEPTAAAQA; the protein is encoded by the coding sequence CGCGGAACGTGGGCTCGCTCGACAAGTCGTCGCCGGACGTAGGCACGGGCATCGTCGGCGCGCCCGAGTGCGGCGACGTGATGAAGCTGCAGGTGCAGGTGAACGAAGAGACCGGGGTCATCGAAGACGCCAAGTTCAAGACGTTCGGCTGCGGATCTGCGATTGCGTCCAGTTCACTGGCCACCGAATGGCTGAAGGGCAAGACGGTGGACCAGGCTCTCGCGATCAAGAACACCGAGATCGTGAACGAACTCAGCCTGCCGCCGGTGAAGATCCACTGCTCCGTGCTCGCCGAAGACGCCATCAAGGCCGCCATCGGCGACTACAAGAAGAAGCAGGAAACGCGCAAGGAGCCCACCGCGGCCGCGCAGGCGTAG
- a CDS encoding iron-sulfur cluster assembly accessory protein: MTDLQVLDQAPPPVPAKPEIHVTPKAIERVRAAFAREGVAGPGFEEAGLRLGVLGGGCSGLSYQFKFDRKPRTTDHVFHFDGVRVFVDPKSMLYLNGMTLDYKESLMHSGFAFENPHAKRACGCGTSFSA, from the coding sequence ATGACCGATCTGCAGGTATTGGATCAGGCTCCGCCGCCGGTTCCCGCGAAACCCGAAATCCACGTGACGCCGAAGGCGATCGAGAGAGTGCGGGCGGCATTCGCGCGCGAGGGCGTCGCCGGACCGGGCTTCGAAGAGGCCGGGCTTCGCCTCGGCGTGCTCGGCGGCGGCTGCTCCGGGCTGAGCTACCAGTTCAAGTTCGACCGCAAGCCGCGGACCACCGACCACGTCTTCCACTTCGACGGAGTCCGCGTCTTCGTAGACCCGAAGAGCATGCTCTATCTCAACGGCATGACGCTCGACTACAAGGAATCGCTGATGCATTCCGGCTTCGCGTTCGAAAATCCCCACGCGAAGCGTGCGTGCGGGTGCGGGACGTCGTTCTCGGCGTGA
- the hscB gene encoding Fe-S protein assembly co-chaperone HscB → MRDVVLGVTGGRYYEFFDLPLALRLDAAALQKRFYELSRQWHPDRFVARPPADRQLALDNTALLNDAFRALRDPVLRAEYFLEQNGLAASGQGSGNVPMDLLEEALELNMALEEVDPADPNSLSELNRFHDQFGALLADVDRTLDAQFAKFDSEAEARAETLTAIRQTLNRRKYISNLTSKIEKALQAVPAAS, encoded by the coding sequence GTGCGGGACGTCGTTCTCGGCGTGACCGGCGGCCGCTACTACGAATTCTTCGATCTTCCGCTCGCCCTGCGCCTTGACGCCGCGGCGCTTCAGAAACGCTTCTACGAACTGAGCCGGCAGTGGCATCCGGATCGTTTCGTCGCGCGCCCGCCGGCGGACCGTCAACTCGCGCTGGACAACACGGCGCTGCTCAACGATGCCTTCCGCGCGCTGCGGGATCCTGTGCTGCGGGCGGAATACTTCCTGGAACAGAACGGTCTGGCGGCATCCGGGCAGGGAAGCGGAAATGTTCCGATGGACCTGCTCGAAGAGGCGCTCGAACTGAACATGGCGCTGGAGGAAGTGGACCCGGCCGATCCGAATTCCCTCTCTGAACTGAACCGGTTTCACGACCAGTTCGGAGCGCTGCTCGCGGATGTGGACCGCACACTCGACGCTCAATTCGCCAAGTTCGACAGCGAAGCGGAAGCACGCGCCGAAACGTTGACCGCAATCCGCCAGACGCTGAACCGCCGCAAGTACATCTCCAACCTGACCTCGAAAATCGAAAAGGCGCTGCAGGCCGTCCCCGCTGCGTCCTGA
- the hscA gene encoding Fe-S protein assembly chaperone HscA — protein MGTFQIDFGHETESHIVGIDLGTTNSLVAYLDAGVPKVIPGADGDPIVPSVVSVSPLGQVLVGHPAQAALATHPEHSIYSVKRLMGKGFADVGDDAKLFPFRFAPGNAGEVIRLQLGEQTFTPPEISAFILRQLKHNAEQFLDAPVTQAVITVPAYFNDAQRQATKDAGRIAGLDVLRLVNEPTAASLAYGLDKRQDGVVAVYDLGGGTFDISILRLHDGIFEVLATAGDTHLGGDDIDHLLLRIALEDIQSEWKLDLTAHPGAVQTLRGAIIDAKHRLSTLPETAIEFEHEGRAYRRQIDRPLFDQLITPIVDRTLGPCRQALADAKLTPEEIDEVVLVGGSTRVPLVRSAVERLFRARPHTELDPDKVVALGAAVQAGILSGAVDDALLLDVTPLSLGIETMGGLVSKLIHRNSTIPASATESFTTGVDGQTNVLIHVVQGEREMVKDCRSLARFDLKGIPPMPAGMARIEVRFLIDANGILNVTARDQRTGLETSVEVKPSYGLTNDQVEGMILESIEKAEQDFRERQVREARLEADTILAATEKAKDNPAYDALSDEERGTINQRLNELLVVYHSEDHLLIRAKIEELNNATMNLAETMMNAAVSSALKGTKI, from the coding sequence ATGGGCACGTTTCAAATCGACTTCGGCCACGAGACCGAATCCCACATCGTCGGCATCGACCTGGGCACCACGAACTCGCTGGTTGCCTACCTCGACGCTGGTGTCCCCAAGGTGATCCCCGGCGCCGACGGCGACCCGATCGTCCCGAGCGTCGTTTCCGTTTCACCGCTCGGCCAGGTGCTCGTCGGCCACCCGGCGCAGGCTGCGCTGGCGACTCATCCGGAACATTCGATCTACTCCGTAAAGCGGTTGATGGGGAAGGGATTCGCCGACGTCGGCGACGATGCCAAGCTGTTCCCGTTCCGCTTCGCCCCCGGCAATGCCGGCGAGGTGATCCGGCTCCAGTTGGGCGAGCAGACGTTCACGCCGCCCGAGATTTCCGCGTTCATCCTGCGCCAGCTCAAGCACAACGCCGAACAGTTCCTCGATGCGCCGGTGACGCAGGCCGTGATCACCGTGCCCGCCTACTTCAACGACGCGCAGCGCCAGGCGACCAAGGACGCCGGCCGCATCGCCGGGCTCGACGTGCTGCGCCTGGTGAACGAACCCACCGCCGCGTCGCTCGCCTACGGGCTCGATAAGCGACAGGACGGCGTGGTGGCCGTGTATGACCTCGGCGGCGGCACGTTCGATATCTCGATCCTCCGCCTGCACGACGGCATCTTCGAGGTGCTGGCCACGGCCGGCGACACGCACCTCGGCGGCGACGACATCGATCACCTGCTTCTTCGGATCGCGCTCGAAGACATCCAGAGCGAATGGAAGCTCGACCTCACGGCGCATCCCGGCGCGGTGCAAACGCTGCGGGGCGCGATCATCGACGCCAAGCACCGCCTTTCCACGCTTCCGGAAACCGCCATCGAATTCGAGCACGAAGGCCGCGCTTACCGCCGGCAGATCGACCGCCCGCTGTTCGATCAGCTCATCACGCCGATCGTCGACCGCACGCTGGGGCCCTGCCGCCAGGCGCTCGCCGATGCCAAGTTGACGCCCGAAGAGATCGACGAAGTGGTGCTGGTCGGCGGGTCCACGCGCGTGCCGCTGGTTCGCTCCGCCGTAGAGCGGCTGTTCCGCGCGCGGCCGCACACCGAGCTCGATCCGGATAAGGTGGTGGCGCTTGGCGCCGCGGTCCAGGCCGGGATTCTATCCGGCGCCGTGGACGATGCGCTGCTGCTCGACGTGACGCCGCTGTCGCTCGGCATTGAGACGATGGGCGGCCTGGTTTCGAAGCTGATTCACCGCAACTCCACCATTCCGGCCTCGGCCACCGAGAGCTTCACCACCGGAGTGGACGGGCAGACGAACGTACTGATCCATGTGGTGCAGGGCGAACGCGAGATGGTGAAGGATTGCCGTTCTCTCGCCCGGTTCGACCTGAAAGGCATTCCTCCGATGCCGGCCGGCATGGCCCGCATCGAAGTACGGTTTCTGATCGACGCCAACGGGATCCTGAACGTGACCGCGCGCGACCAGCGCACCGGGCTCGAGACATCGGTGGAAGTGAAGCCTTCCTACGGCCTCACTAACGATCAGGTGGAAGGCATGATTCTCGAATCGATCGAGAAGGCCGAACAGGACTTCCGCGAACGGCAGGTGCGCGAGGCGCGCCTGGAGGCCGACACCATCCTCGCGGCGACAGAGAAGGCCAAGGACAACCCCGCCTACGACGCCCTCAGCGATGAGGAACGCGGGACGATCAATCAGCGGCTCAACGAACTGCTGGTGGTTTACCACTCCGAAGACCACCTGCTCATCCGCGCCAAGATCGAGGAACTGAACAACGCGACGATGAATCTCGCCGAGACGATGATGAACGCCGCCGTCAGCTCCGCGCTCAAGGGCACCAAGATCTGA
- the iscX gene encoding Fe-S cluster assembly protein IscX has product MPLALSWNDFEDLGIALNEKFPDTDPLTVRFTDLHKWVTELEDFDDDPAKSNEAKLEAIQMAWYEEWKDNQ; this is encoded by the coding sequence ATGCCACTCGCGCTTTCCTGGAACGACTTCGAAGACCTGGGCATCGCTCTGAACGAGAAGTTCCCCGATACCGATCCGCTCACCGTCCGCTTCACGGACCTGCACAAATGGGTGACCGAACTCGAGGACTTCGACGATGATCCGGCCAAGTCCAACGAAGCCAAGCTCGAGGCCATTCAGATGGCCTGGTACGAGGAGTGGAAGGACAACCAGTAA
- a CDS encoding pyrroloquinoline quinone-dependent dehydrogenase, producing MDRRSFVQSAAAAAAASLAADAAEPAWEWRVYGGDAGASRYAPLAQINKSNVARLKPAWTHRTGDALERPATAIECTPIVVDGVMFLTTPQVKVRAVNALTGETRWTFDPAAGSRSRRAPGANRGVTYWRDGDAKRIFAPVRDMLYSIDAVTGELDAAFGEKGVVDLSKDLDVDMTGKSFRHSSPVVVFEDLVIVGGGGGEGPYPEAPGHIRAYDARTGKRRWIFHTAPRPGEFGNDTWEGDSWIHVGGTNCWSGMSLDAGRGIVFAGIGSPSFDFYGGNRKGANLFGNCVLALDARSGGRKWHFQTVHHDVWDYDLPAQPALLTIRNGGARRDVVVQITKQSFVFVLDRETGEPVFPVEERPIPKSDVVNEQLWPTQPWPVKPPPLSRIGFFEKDITDISPEAHAHVKAIFDQCRAGALFTPVAKDGVLIHPGFRGGPLWGGSAFDPERNLLFVGSDEWTNRIVLRDGQPGEPFRYGLVDRAPVTDHEGYPAIKPPWGYMTAIDMDKGEFRWRVVNGEYPELTKRGIRKTGTPSHGGAICTSGGLVFKAGTVDKMIRAFDSDTGAVLWEHRLDEGGFATPSTYEAGGKQFVVIAAGGGKDGSRSSDEFVAFAL from the coding sequence ATGGACCGTCGATCGTTCGTGCAGTCGGCCGCGGCCGCCGCTGCCGCCAGTCTAGCCGCGGATGCCGCGGAGCCGGCTTGGGAATGGCGTGTTTACGGCGGTGACGCCGGCGCCAGCCGCTACGCCCCACTCGCGCAAATCAACAAGAGCAACGTCGCGCGGCTGAAGCCCGCTTGGACGCATCGCACCGGCGACGCGCTCGAGCGGCCGGCCACCGCCATCGAATGCACGCCGATCGTCGTCGACGGCGTGATGTTCCTCACCACGCCGCAGGTGAAGGTCCGCGCGGTGAATGCCCTTACCGGCGAGACCCGGTGGACCTTCGATCCGGCGGCCGGCAGCCGCAGCCGCCGCGCGCCCGGCGCCAATCGCGGCGTCACATACTGGCGGGATGGCGATGCCAAGCGGATCTTCGCGCCTGTGCGCGACATGCTGTACTCGATCGACGCGGTGACGGGCGAACTCGACGCGGCGTTCGGCGAAAAGGGCGTCGTCGATCTGAGCAAGGATCTCGACGTCGATATGACGGGCAAGAGCTTCCGGCATTCGAGCCCCGTTGTGGTCTTCGAAGACCTGGTGATCGTGGGCGGCGGAGGCGGCGAAGGTCCGTATCCGGAGGCGCCCGGACACATCCGCGCCTATGACGCGCGCACCGGCAAGCGCCGCTGGATCTTTCACACCGCGCCGCGGCCGGGCGAGTTCGGCAACGACACCTGGGAAGGCGACTCATGGATTCACGTTGGCGGCACGAACTGCTGGTCCGGCATGTCGCTCGATGCGGGGCGGGGCATCGTCTTCGCCGGCATCGGCTCGCCTTCGTTCGATTTCTACGGCGGCAACCGTAAGGGCGCGAACCTGTTCGGCAACTGCGTGCTGGCGCTCGATGCGCGAAGCGGCGGGCGTAAGTGGCACTTCCAGACCGTGCATCACGATGTTTGGGATTACGACCTTCCCGCGCAGCCGGCGCTGCTTACCATCCGCAACGGCGGCGCGCGTCGGGACGTGGTGGTGCAGATCACCAAGCAATCGTTCGTGTTCGTGCTCGATCGGGAGACGGGCGAGCCGGTGTTTCCGGTGGAAGAACGGCCGATCCCGAAGTCCGACGTCGTCAACGAACAGCTCTGGCCGACGCAGCCGTGGCCGGTGAAGCCGCCGCCGCTTTCGCGCATCGGCTTCTTCGAGAAAGACATCACCGACATCTCACCCGAGGCGCACGCGCACGTGAAGGCGATCTTCGACCAGTGCCGCGCCGGCGCGTTGTTCACGCCGGTGGCCAAGGATGGCGTCCTTATCCATCCCGGGTTTCGCGGCGGTCCGCTATGGGGCGGCAGCGCCTTCGACCCCGAACGCAATCTGCTGTTCGTTGGTTCCGACGAGTGGACCAACCGGATCGTCCTGCGCGACGGCCAGCCCGGCGAGCCGTTCCGCTACGGGCTGGTGGATCGCGCGCCGGTTACGGACCACGAAGGCTACCCTGCGATTAAACCGCCATGGGGTTACATGACCGCCATCGACATGGACAAGGGCGAGTTCCGCTGGCGCGTGGTGAACGGTGAGTATCCCGAGTTGACCAAGCGCGGGATTAGGAAGACAGGCACGCCTTCGCACGGCGGAGCGATCTGCACCAGCGGCGGCCTGGTGTTCAAGGCCGGCACGGTCGACAAGATGATCCGGGCGTTCGATTCCGACACCGGCGCGGTTCTTTGGGAGCATCGTTTGGACGAAGGCGGTTTCGCCACGCCATCTACTTACGAAGCGGGAGGGAAGCAGTTTGTCGTGATCGCGGCCGGAGGCGGCAAGGATGGCTCGCGGTCCTCCGATGAGTTCGTGGCATTCGCACTATGA
- a CDS encoding cytochrome c3 family protein: MKKLIVILGLLIAIFGWAQKPPPPAVDEKLPLDPPEQPIAFNHKLHVSKGVACKNCHAIKDPGFQAGYPKEAVCMGCHAIIKTDSPQIQKLAEHAKAKTAVPWVKVYQVPEYVWFSHASHVEDAKFECATCHGPVAEREALFKEKPTNMHSCMSCHAQHKAPNGCDFCHNSQ, encoded by the coding sequence ATGAAGAAACTGATTGTGATTCTCGGTTTGTTGATCGCGATCTTCGGCTGGGCGCAGAAGCCTCCGCCGCCCGCCGTGGATGAGAAGCTACCGCTCGATCCGCCGGAGCAGCCCATCGCCTTCAACCACAAGCTCCATGTGAGCAAGGGAGTGGCGTGCAAGAACTGCCACGCGATCAAGGACCCCGGATTTCAGGCGGGCTATCCGAAGGAAGCGGTCTGCATGGGCTGCCACGCCATCATCAAGACGGATTCGCCCCAGATCCAGAAGCTGGCTGAGCACGCCAAGGCCAAAACGGCTGTACCCTGGGTGAAGGTCTACCAGGTCCCCGAGTATGTGTGGTTCTCGCACGCCTCGCACGTCGAAGACGCTAAGTTCGAGTGCGCCACGTGCCACGGACCCGTCGCCGAGCGCGAGGCGCTCTTCAAGGAGAAGCCGACGAATATGCATAGTTGCATGTCGTGCCACGCTCAGCACAAGGCTCCGAACGGATGCGATTTCTGTCATAACTCCCAGTAA
- a CDS encoding mannonate dehydratase, with protein sequence MKVNRRTMMTAGGVAALVPAAAAAVKWPPAQGAGTPRICVGAGRETTEAQMREWAQVGVKYVLMGGPRMPWTEDGLRAIMNRFRAGGIEVINMMIGGFNDVIWGRPGRDEQIEQVIQSIRAAGKAGLPVIEYNFYAHRLTEGYKEETGRAGAGYTAYDYKLSKDLPPREGVGTHTRAEQLKRAKYFLEAIVPEARKANVRLALHPNDPPVPMSRGSEQLMDTFAHWKEYLDLVKSPYNGMTFDCGVTREMGEDPVAVCRHLGERDCINHVHYRNVVVRTPYVDYTEVFIDEGVVDMFAVMTELVRQKYSRGLYPEHPRAIDIDRRVGIRNQYPGGGGDVAQIYNVAYAKAMLQAALSR encoded by the coding sequence ATGAAGGTGAATCGCCGGACGATGATGACGGCTGGCGGGGTCGCCGCGCTTGTACCCGCCGCGGCCGCCGCCGTAAAATGGCCGCCCGCCCAAGGAGCCGGTACGCCCCGGATCTGCGTCGGCGCCGGGCGCGAAACAACCGAAGCGCAGATGCGCGAATGGGCGCAGGTGGGCGTGAAGTACGTGCTGATGGGCGGTCCGCGCATGCCGTGGACCGAGGACGGGCTGCGGGCCATCATGAACCGGTTTCGCGCCGGCGGCATCGAAGTGATCAACATGATGATCGGCGGGTTCAACGACGTCATCTGGGGCCGTCCGGGACGCGATGAACAGATCGAGCAGGTGATTCAATCGATCCGCGCGGCGGGCAAAGCGGGGCTGCCCGTGATCGAGTATAACTTCTACGCGCACCGGCTCACGGAAGGTTACAAGGAAGAAACCGGCCGCGCCGGCGCCGGCTACACGGCCTACGACTACAAGTTATCGAAGGATCTTCCGCCGCGTGAAGGAGTTGGGACGCACACGCGCGCCGAACAGTTGAAACGCGCGAAGTACTTCCTTGAGGCCATCGTGCCGGAGGCCAGGAAGGCGAACGTGCGCCTGGCTCTCCATCCCAACGATCCGCCGGTGCCCATGAGCCGCGGCTCCGAGCAACTGATGGATACCTTCGCCCACTGGAAGGAATACCTGGATCTCGTGAAGAGCCCGTACAACGGCATGACCTTCGACTGCGGCGTTACGCGCGAGATGGGCGAGGATCCGGTTGCCGTGTGCCGCCACCTCGGCGAGCGCGACTGCATCAATCACGTGCATTACCGCAACGTGGTGGTCCGGACGCCGTACGTCGACTACACCGAAGTCTTCATCGACGAGGGTGTGGTGGATATGTTCGCCGTGATGACCGAACTCGTCCGGCAGAAGTACTCGCGCGGATTGTATCCGGAGCATCCAAGGGCGATCGATATCGACCGGCGAGTGGGCATCCGCAATCAGTACCCGGGAGGCGGCGGCGACGTGGCGCAGATCTACAACGTCGCCTATGCGAAGGCGATGTTACAGGCGGCGCTGTCGCGGTAA
- a CDS encoding DNA-binding protein: protein MTRLITAALLASAAAHGAEIFPVTAIKDVIRIRLDRGDLLLETINAAIRKHDIQDGAVITAAGSLQECTFHGVKSLAAEPEQQFTTKKGPMEILNINGLIAAGEPHLHMTLSSPDGPAFGGHLEKGCKVLYRAEITIARFAGTELARKPNKEGVPMLQNK from the coding sequence ATGACACGGCTGATCACGGCGGCGCTCCTGGCAAGCGCCGCTGCGCATGGAGCCGAGATCTTCCCGGTCACCGCGATCAAGGACGTGATCCGCATCCGCTTGGACCGCGGCGACCTGCTGCTCGAGACGATCAACGCGGCGATCAGGAAGCACGACATTCAGGACGGCGCCGTGATCACCGCCGCGGGCTCTCTCCAGGAATGCACGTTCCACGGAGTCAAATCGCTCGCCGCCGAGCCCGAGCAGCAGTTCACCACAAAGAAGGGTCCGATGGAAATCCTGAACATCAACGGACTCATCGCCGCTGGCGAACCGCATCTGCACATGACGCTCTCTTCGCCCGATGGCCCGGCGTTCGGCGGACACCTCGAGAAGGGATGCAAGGTGCTCTACCGCGCCGAGATCACCATCGCCCGCTTCGCCGGCACGGAACTCGCCCGCAAGCCCAACAAAGAGGGCGTGCCGATGCTCCAGAACAAGTAA
- a CDS encoding ThuA domain-containing protein: MRRSILLLMALALAVPLWAQRPAPKKKKILAIGQVKGFQHDATSHGLATIWKIGQESGLWDTYIRTDTQLITKKKLGGNAKTLDYFDAVIFYTTGELDLSAEQKADLLAFVKDDGKAFLGAHSALDTFYDWPEYGEMIGGWFDGHPWNQFPAPVVVEDETNPIVRHFPKEFAIMDEIYQPKAFSRDRVRVLMTLDASKLDLKNPRVKRTDKDFAVTWIRDYGKGRVFYSTFGHREDAWNRPDVQKMWLEAIKWGLGMTRIDATPRPKP, from the coding sequence ATGCGACGCAGCATCCTCCTGCTCATGGCCCTTGCTCTTGCCGTTCCACTGTGGGCCCAGCGCCCGGCTCCCAAGAAAAAGAAGATTCTCGCTATCGGCCAGGTAAAGGGCTTCCAGCACGACGCCACTTCGCACGGACTCGCCACCATCTGGAAAATCGGCCAGGAGAGCGGGCTTTGGGACACCTACATCCGCACCGATACTCAGCTCATCACCAAGAAGAAGCTCGGCGGCAACGCCAAGACACTCGACTACTTCGATGCGGTGATCTTCTATACGACCGGTGAACTCGACCTCAGCGCGGAGCAGAAGGCGGATCTTCTCGCATTCGTGAAGGACGACGGCAAAGCGTTTCTCGGCGCGCACTCGGCGCTCGATACGTTCTACGACTGGCCCGAGTACGGCGAGATGATCGGCGGCTGGTTCGACGGCCATCCCTGGAACCAGTTTCCGGCTCCGGTGGTGGTGGAAGACGAAACCAACCCGATCGTGCGGCACTTCCCGAAAGAGTTCGCCATCATGGATGAGATCTATCAGCCAAAAGCCTTCTCCCGGGACCGCGTGCGCGTGCTGATGACGCTGGACGCCTCCAAGCTCGACCTCAAGAATCCGCGCGTGAAGCGCACCGACAAGGACTTCGCGGTCACCTGGATTCGCGATTACGGCAAGGGCCGCGTGTTCTACTCCACCTTCGGCCATCGCGAGGACGCGTGGAACCGGCCCGACGTTCAGAAGATGTGGCTCGAGGCGATCAAGTGGGGACTCGGCATGACCAGGATCGACGCCACCCCGCGGCCCAAGCCATGA
- a CDS encoding isoprenylcysteine carboxylmethyltransferase family protein, translating to MSALAFAWILFVTVFVLGHLRVRGQRGGGPPKENRVRKDSRSNAGLLLQAAALTIALAFELPRRVEWAPAVWILAFGSVALAAWSLWALGRQWRIQAVITDDHELITTGPYRFVRHPVYLALLGMMAATSLWRGPLLPSLLSIAVYVAGTEVRVRAEDGILAQAFGEKFEAWRRRTPAYLPGIR from the coding sequence ATGAGTGCTCTAGCCTTCGCATGGATACTGTTCGTGACCGTCTTCGTGCTTGGCCACTTGCGCGTGCGCGGCCAACGCGGCGGCGGGCCCCCGAAGGAGAATCGCGTCAGGAAGGACAGCCGGTCCAACGCCGGCCTCCTGCTGCAGGCGGCGGCCCTCACGATTGCCTTGGCGTTCGAACTTCCTCGCCGGGTGGAGTGGGCGCCCGCCGTGTGGATTCTCGCGTTTGGTTCGGTAGCGCTGGCGGCGTGGTCCCTCTGGGCGCTCGGGCGGCAATGGCGGATCCAGGCCGTGATCACCGACGATCACGAGTTGATCACCACTGGACCATACCGTTTCGTCCGTCACCCGGTGTACCTGGCGTTGCTCGGGATGATGGCCGCGACGTCGCTGTGGCGAGGTCCGCTTCTGCCGTCGCTGCTGTCGATCGCGGTCTACGTGGCCGGCACTGAAGTGCGGGTTCGCGCCGAAGACGGCATCCTGGCGCAGGCGTTCGGCGAGAAGTTCGAAGCTTGGCGCCGCCGCACGCCTGCCTATCTGCCGGGCATTCGCTAA